The Pieris brassicae chromosome 6, ilPieBrab1.1, whole genome shotgun sequence genome window below encodes:
- the LOC123710813 gene encoding neprilysin-4-like isoform X1, producing the protein MKYKVKDADSASHRRSDSGLEEKLERTVRCSSVLIIALGLCLIALGVYTTVLVITEYTSPKPCLSEVCVGTASRVLSALNRDVEPCTDFYEFACGGWIKKNPVPEWATSWDQLAKLREQLTSDLREVLEAGDGEDLPKSVLKAKALYRTCIDTDKMEVEGLKPIQALLTSLSLPPRPPSTLSANFTWEDVSAKVRRRLGLNVLISVQVAEDVRNTSRNRVVIEQVTPGFSERYLLQPEQFGQELEQYRKYIKEMITIVDPDTDAEKFANEIIQTSQSLAKIMTPMEVRRSGTHLFHDVSVSQFVQGTGAGPAQWSEHDWDKYLKLVFSNTSVELHPHEDRLIVMDLPYLQKLATLLSTTEPLLIERFIWWSVFSTVSPMTLTSFRELGFEFSRAVYGLRARAPRWKTCTANVNANFGLALSYLYVNQHFDNASRIKAIEMVEDVREAFGQTVRHLEWMDGSTRDRTLRKLRAIRNFVGFPAWLLEKAKLDRHYEKAEVIEGNLFETFLKLTNAAVEKSFKSLREKPDRNRWVATATTVNAFYSATLNSVTFPAGILQPPFYGNGIEAINYGSIGAIMGHEVTHGFDDQGRRYDEEGNLRQWWSAATLEHYHGKVQCIIEQYSKYHMQQLPNYTVHGFNTQGENIADNGGIRAALDAYSLYAKRHPAADRMRLPALPQYTPRQLFFLGFAQVWCGNSTVGALKSKIVEGVHSPNKIRVIGTLSNSKEFAEAWQCPSGSPMNPQHKCVLW; encoded by the exons AGAAAGAACAGTTCGCTGCTCATCGGTGTTGATCATAGCTTTAGGGCTATGCCTTATCGCATTAGGAGTGTATACTACAGTGTTGGTTATCACCGAGTACACAAGCCCGAAACCCTGTCTTAGCGAAGTCTGTGTTGGTACTG caTCAAGAGTTTTATCAGCACTGAACAGAGATGTGGAACCATGCACAGATTTCTACGAATTCGCATGTGGGGGTTGGATTAAGAAGAATCCAGTCCCAGAATGGGCGACTTCCTGGGACCAACTGGCGAAGCTTCGGGAGCAGCTAACTTCGGACCTGAGAGAAGTGCTGGAGGCTGGTGATGGAGAGGATCTACCCAAGAGTGTTCTTAAAGCAAAGGCATTGTACAGGACTTGTATTGATACTG ACAAAATGGAAGTAGAAGGCCTCAAACCTATACAAGCACTGTTAACTAGTCTTAGTCTACCACCGCGGCCTCCCAGCACCCTCAGCGCCAACTTCACCTGGGAAGACGTGTCAGCTAAAGTGAGACGACGACTGGGACTTAACGTGCTGATCAGCGTACAGGTGGCAGAAGATGTGAGGAACACTAGCAGGAACCGCGTTGTG ATTGAGCAAGTAACCCCTGGCTTCAGCGAACGCTACCTCCTTCAGCCTGAGCAATTCGGGCAAGAGCTGGAACAATACCGCAAGTACATCAAAGAGATGATCACCATCGTAGATCCTGATACTGATGCTGAGAAGTTCGCAAATGAAATCATTCAGACTAGCCAGAGTCTAGCAAAg aTAATGACCCCAATGGAAGTCCGCCGTAGTGGTACACACCTGTTTCACGATGTAAGCGTGTCTCAGTTCGTGCAGGGAACTGGAGCTGGTCCCGCACAGTGGAGTGAG CACGACTGGGACAAGTACCTGAAGCTGGTTTTCAGCAACACATCAGTGGAACTTCATCCTCACGAGGACCGCCTTATCGTCATGGACCTGCCCTATCTCCAGAAACTAGCGACTTTGCTCTCAACCACTGAACCCCTGCTTATTG AGCGTTTCATCTGGTGGAGCGTATTCTCGACTGTATCGCCAATGACACTGACCTCGTTCCGTGAGCTTGGTTTCGAGTTCAGTCGTGCAGTATACGGGCTTCGAGCGCGTGCTCCGAGATGGAAGACATGTACCGCCAACGTTAACGCCAACTTTGGTCTTGCGCTGTCTTATCTCTACGTCAATCAGCATTTTGATAATGCCTCACGGATCAAG GCGATAGAAATGGTAGAAGACGTACGAGAGGCGTTCGGGCAAACGGTTCGCCATCTTGAATGGATGGACGGTAGTACGCGTGATCGTACGTTGCGCAAATTACGTGCAATAAGGAACTTTGTGGGATTCCCCGCTTGGCTATTGGAAAAAGCTAAGCTGGACCGGCATTATGAGAAG GCAGAAGTAATCGAAGGTAACCTTTTCGAAACATTCTTGAAGCTTACCAACGCGGCCGTCGAAAAGTCCTTCAAATCACTTAGGGAGAAACCGGATCGAAACAg ATGGGTAGCAACAGCTACTACGGTAAACGCGTTTTATTCAGCAACTCTCAACTCAGTCA CATTCCCAGCTGGTATCCTGCAACCGCCATTTTATGGAAATGGAATTGA agcAATAAATTACGGCTCAATCGGCGCAATAATGGGACATGAAGTTACGCACGGATTTGACGACCAAG gtcGTCGTTATGATGAAGAAGGAAATCTGCGTCAATGGTGGTCCGCAGCAACTCTGGAACATTACCACGGGAAAGTACAGTGTATTATTGAGCAATACTCGAAATACCATATGCAGCAGTTGCCGAACTATACC GTCCATGGTTTCAACACACAAGGTGAGAACATAGCAGATAACGGCGGGATACGCGCAGCGTTAGACGCTTACTCACTGTACGCAAAACGACACCCAGCCGCAGATCGTATGAGACTACCCGCATTACCACAGTATACGCCGCGACAACTGTTCTTTTTAGGCTTTGCTCAG GTTTGGTGCGGCAACTCAACAGTGGGTGCTTTAAAATCCAAAATAGTGGAAGGTGTGCATAGTCCCAATAAAATTCGGGTTATAGGAACTCTCAGTAACTCCAAAGAATTTGCAGAAGCCTGGCAATGCCCATCAGGATCACCTATGAACCCACAACACAAGTGTGTTCTGTGGTAG
- the LOC123710813 gene encoding neprilysin-4-like isoform X2, with product MAANLWLLIEVASRVLSALNRDVEPCTDFYEFACGGWIKKNPVPEWATSWDQLAKLREQLTSDLREVLEAGDGEDLPKSVLKAKALYRTCIDTDKMEVEGLKPIQALLTSLSLPPRPPSTLSANFTWEDVSAKVRRRLGLNVLISVQVAEDVRNTSRNRVVIEQVTPGFSERYLLQPEQFGQELEQYRKYIKEMITIVDPDTDAEKFANEIIQTSQSLAKIMTPMEVRRSGTHLFHDVSVSQFVQGTGAGPAQWSEHDWDKYLKLVFSNTSVELHPHEDRLIVMDLPYLQKLATLLSTTEPLLIERFIWWSVFSTVSPMTLTSFRELGFEFSRAVYGLRARAPRWKTCTANVNANFGLALSYLYVNQHFDNASRIKAIEMVEDVREAFGQTVRHLEWMDGSTRDRTLRKLRAIRNFVGFPAWLLEKAKLDRHYEKAEVIEGNLFETFLKLTNAAVEKSFKSLREKPDRNRWVATATTVNAFYSATLNSVTFPAGILQPPFYGNGIEAINYGSIGAIMGHEVTHGFDDQGRRYDEEGNLRQWWSAATLEHYHGKVQCIIEQYSKYHMQQLPNYTVHGFNTQGENIADNGGIRAALDAYSLYAKRHPAADRMRLPALPQYTPRQLFFLGFAQVWCGNSTVGALKSKIVEGVHSPNKIRVIGTLSNSKEFAEAWQCPSGSPMNPQHKCVLW from the exons ATGGCCGCAAATTTGTGGTTATTAATTGAAGTGG caTCAAGAGTTTTATCAGCACTGAACAGAGATGTGGAACCATGCACAGATTTCTACGAATTCGCATGTGGGGGTTGGATTAAGAAGAATCCAGTCCCAGAATGGGCGACTTCCTGGGACCAACTGGCGAAGCTTCGGGAGCAGCTAACTTCGGACCTGAGAGAAGTGCTGGAGGCTGGTGATGGAGAGGATCTACCCAAGAGTGTTCTTAAAGCAAAGGCATTGTACAGGACTTGTATTGATACTG ACAAAATGGAAGTAGAAGGCCTCAAACCTATACAAGCACTGTTAACTAGTCTTAGTCTACCACCGCGGCCTCCCAGCACCCTCAGCGCCAACTTCACCTGGGAAGACGTGTCAGCTAAAGTGAGACGACGACTGGGACTTAACGTGCTGATCAGCGTACAGGTGGCAGAAGATGTGAGGAACACTAGCAGGAACCGCGTTGTG ATTGAGCAAGTAACCCCTGGCTTCAGCGAACGCTACCTCCTTCAGCCTGAGCAATTCGGGCAAGAGCTGGAACAATACCGCAAGTACATCAAAGAGATGATCACCATCGTAGATCCTGATACTGATGCTGAGAAGTTCGCAAATGAAATCATTCAGACTAGCCAGAGTCTAGCAAAg aTAATGACCCCAATGGAAGTCCGCCGTAGTGGTACACACCTGTTTCACGATGTAAGCGTGTCTCAGTTCGTGCAGGGAACTGGAGCTGGTCCCGCACAGTGGAGTGAG CACGACTGGGACAAGTACCTGAAGCTGGTTTTCAGCAACACATCAGTGGAACTTCATCCTCACGAGGACCGCCTTATCGTCATGGACCTGCCCTATCTCCAGAAACTAGCGACTTTGCTCTCAACCACTGAACCCCTGCTTATTG AGCGTTTCATCTGGTGGAGCGTATTCTCGACTGTATCGCCAATGACACTGACCTCGTTCCGTGAGCTTGGTTTCGAGTTCAGTCGTGCAGTATACGGGCTTCGAGCGCGTGCTCCGAGATGGAAGACATGTACCGCCAACGTTAACGCCAACTTTGGTCTTGCGCTGTCTTATCTCTACGTCAATCAGCATTTTGATAATGCCTCACGGATCAAG GCGATAGAAATGGTAGAAGACGTACGAGAGGCGTTCGGGCAAACGGTTCGCCATCTTGAATGGATGGACGGTAGTACGCGTGATCGTACGTTGCGCAAATTACGTGCAATAAGGAACTTTGTGGGATTCCCCGCTTGGCTATTGGAAAAAGCTAAGCTGGACCGGCATTATGAGAAG GCAGAAGTAATCGAAGGTAACCTTTTCGAAACATTCTTGAAGCTTACCAACGCGGCCGTCGAAAAGTCCTTCAAATCACTTAGGGAGAAACCGGATCGAAACAg ATGGGTAGCAACAGCTACTACGGTAAACGCGTTTTATTCAGCAACTCTCAACTCAGTCA CATTCCCAGCTGGTATCCTGCAACCGCCATTTTATGGAAATGGAATTGA agcAATAAATTACGGCTCAATCGGCGCAATAATGGGACATGAAGTTACGCACGGATTTGACGACCAAG gtcGTCGTTATGATGAAGAAGGAAATCTGCGTCAATGGTGGTCCGCAGCAACTCTGGAACATTACCACGGGAAAGTACAGTGTATTATTGAGCAATACTCGAAATACCATATGCAGCAGTTGCCGAACTATACC GTCCATGGTTTCAACACACAAGGTGAGAACATAGCAGATAACGGCGGGATACGCGCAGCGTTAGACGCTTACTCACTGTACGCAAAACGACACCCAGCCGCAGATCGTATGAGACTACCCGCATTACCACAGTATACGCCGCGACAACTGTTCTTTTTAGGCTTTGCTCAG GTTTGGTGCGGCAACTCAACAGTGGGTGCTTTAAAATCCAAAATAGTGGAAGGTGTGCATAGTCCCAATAAAATTCGGGTTATAGGAACTCTCAGTAACTCCAAAGAATTTGCAGAAGCCTGGCAATGCCCATCAGGATCACCTATGAACCCACAACACAAGTGTGTTCTGTGGTAG
- the LOC123710815 gene encoding probable U3 small nucleolar RNA-associated protein 11: protein MSSWKKAAKANQKTHRERHQPESRKHLGLLEKKKDYKKRADDYHEKGETLKLIRKRALDKNPDEFYFHMINSRVKEGVHHELEKDDEHSVEQIKLMQTQDIKYINMKRTMESRRIQRLQSQLHMSEIADSTSNTHMFFVDEGEEKDFDIAKRLDTHPALINRKSNRPRLSDLNKLSLPEIDEKTLKSAKKAKEETYKELSKRIDREKHLTVTQQKMELKRHLHDAKYMKPKKVQRGTAVSAPVYKFQYNRKK, encoded by the exons atgtcgtCGTGGAAAAAAGCCGCAAAGGCTAACCAAAAAACACACCGAGAGCGGCATCAACCAGAGTCACGTAAACATTTGGGATTACTAGAAAAGAAGAAAGACTATAAGAAAAGAGCAGATGATTATCATGAAAAGGGCGAAACGCTTAAGCTTATACGTAAACGGGCGCTCGATAAGAATCCAGATGAGTTTTACTTTCATATGATCAATTCAAGGGTGAAGGAGGGA GTACATCATGAGTTAGAAAAAGATGATGAGCACTCAGTAGAACAAATCAAATTGATGCAAACtcaagatataaaatatatcaatatgaaACGCACTATGGAAAGCCGCAGGATCCAGAGGTTGCAG tctcAGCTGCATATGAGTGAGATAGCAGATTCAACATCTAATACACACATGTTCTTTGTTGATGAAGGAGAAGAGAAAGACTTTGATATAGCCAAAAGACTGGACACACATCCTGCCCTTATCAACAGGAAATCAAATAGACCCCGCCTTTcagatttaaataagttaagcCTGCCAGAAATTGATGAAAAG acacTTAAATCGGCCAAGAAGGCTAAGGAAGAAACCTACAAGGAATTGTCAAAAAGAATAGACAGAGAAAAGCATTTAACAGTGACTCAACAGAAAATGGAACTTAAACGCCACCTCCATGATGCTAAATACATGAAACCTAAGAAAGTTCAAAGAGGTACAGCTGTATCAGCAccagtttataaatttcaatacaacagaaagaaataa
- the LOC123710814 gene encoding pickpocket protein 11-like isoform X1 yields MQPVIYLFEPHLIFIHVVLIMSVRYTRAVRRFLESTTLHGFKYLFAKYYCDRIGWLICCCASAGCAAVLCTVVWARFLQVPALLTLKEVASDLDELEMPMVAVCPPPITVAAMFTNHFKVNETTAESFPYIFEKILRRKYVPENQLLLVDEVLEPRELTFTEALFEIMPPCKDIVTTCQWQSRSIPCNRLFQKDLTQWGVCCVASRARIKSTPTSELDITRRLTLAVQCYNKPMLINCHFFTKYDVEEWFEPALLYSGHLYRAQLAFASVVDNDPHKLLDGTCAAQQFYSRSRCLLKCMENRCGCLDVIRLSDDPDEPTKRLQTCPLQKLNCLRTDKRERTTCNCLPTCKKVSTRMIVESSPMNAIDDAIDNIYSGLNVSKGSVITFSLGITGTVVSMVSPTETWITLLSSLGGVFNMFLGVGFFSLLELLFFVLIRLPIAFQRSTEINQY; encoded by the exons aTGCAACCAGTCATTTACCTATTCGAACcacatttgatttttattcatgTGGTTTTAATAATGAGTGTACGATACACTCGAGCTGTGAGACGATTTTTGGAGTCAACCACTCTTCAtggattcaaatatttatttgcaaaatacTATTGCGATAG AATAGGATGGCTGATATGTTGTTGCGCAAGCGCCGGTTGTGCCGCGGTACTATGTACTGTGGTATGGGCGCGGTTCCTGCAAGTTCCCGCTTTGCTCACACTTAAGGAGGTCGCTTCAGACCTTGATGAACTCGAAATGCCTATGGTTGCTGTCTGTCCACCGCCGATCACAGTTGCAGCAATGTTTACTAACCACTT TAAAGTGAACGAGACCACAGCTGAAAGCTTTCCTTACATATTTGAAAAGATCCTTCGACGAAAATATGTGCCAGAAAACCAGCTACTTCTTGTCGACGAAGTTTTAGAGCCTCGTGAGCTGACTTTCACGGAAGCACTTTTTGAAATAATGCCACCGTGTAAAGATATCGTCACTACATGTCAGTGGCAGAGCAGATCAATACCTTGCAATCGTCTATTTCAGAAGGATCTCACTCAGTGGGGAGTCTGTTGTGTCGCATCGCGTGCAAG aattaAATCAACTCCAACTTCAGAGTTAGATATTACACGAAGATTGACCCTCGCTGTTCAGTGCTACAATAAACCGATGCTTATAAACTGCCAT ttttttactaaatatgaCGTGGAGGAATGGTTCGAGCCGGCGTTGCTATACTCTGGACATTTGTATCGAGCTCAACTGGCCTTCGCATCCGTAGTGGACAATGATCCTCATAAATTACTGGATGGCACCTGTGCAGCCCAACAATTTTATTCGCGAAGTCGTTGTTTg TTGAAGTGTATGGAAAATCGCTGCGGGTGTTTGGATGTTATAAGACTGAGCGACGATCCCGATGAACCAACAAAAAGGCTTCAAACTTGCCCGCTTCAAAAACTAAACTGTTTGAGAACCGACAAACGAG AGAGAACAACGTGTAATTGCTTGCCAACTTGCAAGAAGGTGTCAACACGAATGATAGTTGAATCCAGTCCTATGAATGCTATTGACGATGCTATAGACAACATATA TTCTGGATTGAACGTGTCAAAGGGAAGTGTTATAACTTTTAGCCTTGGTATAACTGGCACAGTCGTTTCCATGGTCTCCCCTACAGAAACGTGGATTACTTTGCTCT cttCTTTAGGAGgagtatttaatatgtttcttGGTGTTGGATTCTTTAGCTTATTAgagcttttattttttgttttaataagattaCCTATTGCTTTTCAAAGGTCAACAGAAATTAATcagtattaa
- the LOC123710814 gene encoding pickpocket protein 11-like isoform X3 yields the protein MDSNIYLQNTIAIGWLICCCASAGCAAVLCTVVWARFLQVPALLTLKEVASDLDELEMPMVAVCPPPITVAAMFTNHFKVNETTAESFPYIFEKILRRKYVPENQLLLVDEVLEPRELTFTEALFEIMPPCKDIVTTCQWQSRSIPCNRLFQKDLTQWGVCCVASRARIKSTPTSELDITRRLTLAVQCYNKPMLINCHFFTKYDVEEWFEPALLYSGHLYRAQLAFASVVDNDPHKLLDGTCAAQQFYSRSRCLLKCMENRCGCLDVIRLSDDPDEPTKRLQTCPLQKLNCLRTDKRERTTCNCLPTCKKVSTRMIVESSPMNAIDDAIDNIYSGLNVSKGSVITFSLGITGTVVSMVSPTETWITLLSSLGGVFNMFLGVGFFSLLELLFFVLIRLPIAFQRSTEINQY from the exons AtggattcaaatatttatttgcaaaatacTATTGCGATAG GATGGCTGATATGTTGTTGCGCAAGCGCCGGTTGTGCCGCGGTACTATGTACTGTGGTATGGGCGCGGTTCCTGCAAGTTCCCGCTTTGCTCACACTTAAGGAGGTCGCTTCAGACCTTGATGAACTCGAAATGCCTATGGTTGCTGTCTGTCCACCGCCGATCACAGTTGCAGCAATGTTTACTAACCACTT TAAAGTGAACGAGACCACAGCTGAAAGCTTTCCTTACATATTTGAAAAGATCCTTCGACGAAAATATGTGCCAGAAAACCAGCTACTTCTTGTCGACGAAGTTTTAGAGCCTCGTGAGCTGACTTTCACGGAAGCACTTTTTGAAATAATGCCACCGTGTAAAGATATCGTCACTACATGTCAGTGGCAGAGCAGATCAATACCTTGCAATCGTCTATTTCAGAAGGATCTCACTCAGTGGGGAGTCTGTTGTGTCGCATCGCGTGCAAG aattaAATCAACTCCAACTTCAGAGTTAGATATTACACGAAGATTGACCCTCGCTGTTCAGTGCTACAATAAACCGATGCTTATAAACTGCCAT ttttttactaaatatgaCGTGGAGGAATGGTTCGAGCCGGCGTTGCTATACTCTGGACATTTGTATCGAGCTCAACTGGCCTTCGCATCCGTAGTGGACAATGATCCTCATAAATTACTGGATGGCACCTGTGCAGCCCAACAATTTTATTCGCGAAGTCGTTGTTTg TTGAAGTGTATGGAAAATCGCTGCGGGTGTTTGGATGTTATAAGACTGAGCGACGATCCCGATGAACCAACAAAAAGGCTTCAAACTTGCCCGCTTCAAAAACTAAACTGTTTGAGAACCGACAAACGAG AGAGAACAACGTGTAATTGCTTGCCAACTTGCAAGAAGGTGTCAACACGAATGATAGTTGAATCCAGTCCTATGAATGCTATTGACGATGCTATAGACAACATATA TTCTGGATTGAACGTGTCAAAGGGAAGTGTTATAACTTTTAGCCTTGGTATAACTGGCACAGTCGTTTCCATGGTCTCCCCTACAGAAACGTGGATTACTTTGCTCT cttCTTTAGGAGgagtatttaatatgtttcttGGTGTTGGATTCTTTAGCTTATTAgagcttttattttttgttttaataagattaCCTATTGCTTTTCAAAGGTCAACAGAAATTAATcagtattaa
- the LOC123710814 gene encoding uncharacterized protein LOC123710814 isoform X4, producing MQPVIYLFEPHLIFIHVVLIMSVRYTRAVRRFLESTTLHGFKYLFAKYYCDRIGWLICCCASAGCAAVLCTVVWARFLQVPALLTLKEVASDLDELEMPMVAVCPPPITVAAMFTNHFKVNETTAESFPYIFEKILRRKYVPENQLLLVDEVLEPRELTFTEALFEIMPPCKDIVTTCQWQSRSIPCNRLFQKDLTQWGVCCVASRARIKSTPTSELDITRRLTLAVQCYNKPMLINCHFFTKYDVEEWFEPALLYSGHLYRAQLAFASVVDNDPHKLLDGTCAAQQFYSRSRCLLKCMENRCGCLDVIRLSDDPDEPTKRLQTCPLQKLNCLRTDKRERTTCNCLPTCKKVSTRMIVESSPMNAIDDAIDNIYFFRRSI from the exons aTGCAACCAGTCATTTACCTATTCGAACcacatttgatttttattcatgTGGTTTTAATAATGAGTGTACGATACACTCGAGCTGTGAGACGATTTTTGGAGTCAACCACTCTTCAtggattcaaatatttatttgcaaaatacTATTGCGATAG AATAGGATGGCTGATATGTTGTTGCGCAAGCGCCGGTTGTGCCGCGGTACTATGTACTGTGGTATGGGCGCGGTTCCTGCAAGTTCCCGCTTTGCTCACACTTAAGGAGGTCGCTTCAGACCTTGATGAACTCGAAATGCCTATGGTTGCTGTCTGTCCACCGCCGATCACAGTTGCAGCAATGTTTACTAACCACTT TAAAGTGAACGAGACCACAGCTGAAAGCTTTCCTTACATATTTGAAAAGATCCTTCGACGAAAATATGTGCCAGAAAACCAGCTACTTCTTGTCGACGAAGTTTTAGAGCCTCGTGAGCTGACTTTCACGGAAGCACTTTTTGAAATAATGCCACCGTGTAAAGATATCGTCACTACATGTCAGTGGCAGAGCAGATCAATACCTTGCAATCGTCTATTTCAGAAGGATCTCACTCAGTGGGGAGTCTGTTGTGTCGCATCGCGTGCAAG aattaAATCAACTCCAACTTCAGAGTTAGATATTACACGAAGATTGACCCTCGCTGTTCAGTGCTACAATAAACCGATGCTTATAAACTGCCAT ttttttactaaatatgaCGTGGAGGAATGGTTCGAGCCGGCGTTGCTATACTCTGGACATTTGTATCGAGCTCAACTGGCCTTCGCATCCGTAGTGGACAATGATCCTCATAAATTACTGGATGGCACCTGTGCAGCCCAACAATTTTATTCGCGAAGTCGTTGTTTg TTGAAGTGTATGGAAAATCGCTGCGGGTGTTTGGATGTTATAAGACTGAGCGACGATCCCGATGAACCAACAAAAAGGCTTCAAACTTGCCCGCTTCAAAAACTAAACTGTTTGAGAACCGACAAACGAG AGAGAACAACGTGTAATTGCTTGCCAACTTGCAAGAAGGTGTCAACACGAATGATAGTTGAATCCAGTCCTATGAATGCTATTGACGATGCTATAGACAACATATA cttCTTTAGGAGgagtatttaa
- the LOC123710814 gene encoding uncharacterized protein LOC123710814 isoform X2 produces the protein MQPVIYLFEPHLIFIHVVLIMSVRYTRAVRRFLESTTLHGFKYLFAKYYCDRIGWLICCCASAGCAAVLCTVVWARFLQVPALLTLKEVASDLDELEMPMVAVCPPPITVAAMFTNHFKVNETTAESFPYIFEKILRRKYVPENQLLLVDEVLEPRELTFTEALFEIMPPCKDIVTTCQWQSRSIPCNRLFQKDLTQWGVCCVASRARIKSTPTSELDITRRLTLAVQCYNKPMLINCHFFTKYDVEEWFEPALLYSGHLYRAQLAFASVVDNDPHKLLDGTCAAQQFYSRSRCLLKCMENRCGCLDVIRLSDDPDEPTKRLQTCPLQKLNCLRTDKRERTTCNCLPTCKKVSTRMIVESSPMNAIDDAIDNIYSGLNVSKGSVITFSLGITGTVVSMVSPTETWITLLCMY, from the exons aTGCAACCAGTCATTTACCTATTCGAACcacatttgatttttattcatgTGGTTTTAATAATGAGTGTACGATACACTCGAGCTGTGAGACGATTTTTGGAGTCAACCACTCTTCAtggattcaaatatttatttgcaaaatacTATTGCGATAG AATAGGATGGCTGATATGTTGTTGCGCAAGCGCCGGTTGTGCCGCGGTACTATGTACTGTGGTATGGGCGCGGTTCCTGCAAGTTCCCGCTTTGCTCACACTTAAGGAGGTCGCTTCAGACCTTGATGAACTCGAAATGCCTATGGTTGCTGTCTGTCCACCGCCGATCACAGTTGCAGCAATGTTTACTAACCACTT TAAAGTGAACGAGACCACAGCTGAAAGCTTTCCTTACATATTTGAAAAGATCCTTCGACGAAAATATGTGCCAGAAAACCAGCTACTTCTTGTCGACGAAGTTTTAGAGCCTCGTGAGCTGACTTTCACGGAAGCACTTTTTGAAATAATGCCACCGTGTAAAGATATCGTCACTACATGTCAGTGGCAGAGCAGATCAATACCTTGCAATCGTCTATTTCAGAAGGATCTCACTCAGTGGGGAGTCTGTTGTGTCGCATCGCGTGCAAG aattaAATCAACTCCAACTTCAGAGTTAGATATTACACGAAGATTGACCCTCGCTGTTCAGTGCTACAATAAACCGATGCTTATAAACTGCCAT ttttttactaaatatgaCGTGGAGGAATGGTTCGAGCCGGCGTTGCTATACTCTGGACATTTGTATCGAGCTCAACTGGCCTTCGCATCCGTAGTGGACAATGATCCTCATAAATTACTGGATGGCACCTGTGCAGCCCAACAATTTTATTCGCGAAGTCGTTGTTTg TTGAAGTGTATGGAAAATCGCTGCGGGTGTTTGGATGTTATAAGACTGAGCGACGATCCCGATGAACCAACAAAAAGGCTTCAAACTTGCCCGCTTCAAAAACTAAACTGTTTGAGAACCGACAAACGAG AGAGAACAACGTGTAATTGCTTGCCAACTTGCAAGAAGGTGTCAACACGAATGATAGTTGAATCCAGTCCTATGAATGCTATTGACGATGCTATAGACAACATATA TTCTGGATTGAACGTGTCAAAGGGAAGTGTTATAACTTTTAGCCTTGGTATAACTGGCACAGTCGTTTCCATGGTCTCCCCTACAGAAACGTGGATTACTTTGCTCTGTATGTATTAA